A part of Myxococcus landrumus genomic DNA contains:
- a CDS encoding type IV pilus twitching motility protein PilT produces the protein MSTTPRIAAFFDTLLEQKGSDLHLSTGYPPMARVRGELVPLREELLTTQEVEGLLFELINPQQKRQIVEELDLDFAYGYGSKARFRANYFYKQTGLGAVFRTIPSKVLTLEDLKTPEVVRKLADRRSGLVLVTGPTGSGKSTTLAGMVHHINHTRPAHILTIEDPVEFVHESARSQVTHREVGPHASSFATAIRSAGREDPNVILIGELRTNETMKLALQLASFGVLVFATVHTNSAPATIDRIINSFPADEQAQVRGMLAESLAGIVAQQLIKTADGKGRVAALEILVGGAAIASMIREGKVFQIASKMQAGQGQGMQTLDMHLERLVRDNIVTPEAALEKAQDKENLAKVIQRLKPDWVLPESMKA, from the coding sequence ATGAGCACCACGCCTCGCATCGCCGCGTTCTTCGACACGCTGCTGGAGCAGAAGGGCAGCGACCTGCACCTGAGCACGGGCTACCCGCCCATGGCCCGCGTCCGTGGTGAGCTGGTACCGCTGCGCGAGGAGCTGCTCACGACCCAGGAGGTCGAGGGGCTCCTGTTCGAGCTCATCAACCCGCAGCAGAAGCGGCAGATTGTCGAGGAGCTGGACCTCGACTTCGCCTACGGCTACGGGTCGAAGGCCCGCTTCCGCGCCAACTACTTCTACAAGCAGACGGGGCTGGGCGCGGTGTTCCGCACCATTCCCAGCAAGGTGCTGACGCTCGAGGACCTGAAGACGCCGGAGGTGGTGCGCAAGCTGGCGGACCGGCGCAGCGGTCTGGTGCTGGTGACGGGCCCCACGGGCAGCGGCAAGTCCACGACGCTGGCGGGGATGGTCCATCACATCAACCACACGCGCCCGGCGCACATCCTCACCATCGAGGACCCCGTGGAGTTCGTCCACGAATCCGCCCGGTCGCAAGTCACGCACCGCGAGGTGGGGCCTCACGCCTCCAGCTTCGCCACGGCCATCCGCTCCGCGGGCCGCGAGGACCCCAACGTCATCCTCATCGGCGAGCTGCGCACCAACGAGACGATGAAGCTGGCGCTCCAATTGGCCAGCTTCGGCGTGCTGGTGTTCGCCACGGTGCACACCAACAGCGCGCCCGCCACCATCGACCGCATCATCAACTCCTTCCCCGCCGACGAGCAGGCGCAGGTGCGAGGCATGCTGGCGGAGAGCCTCGCCGGGATTGTCGCGCAGCAGCTCATCAAGACGGCGGATGGCAAGGGCCGGGTGGCCGCGCTGGAAATCCTGGTGGGCGGCGCCGCCATCGCCTCGATGATTCGCGAGGGCAAGGTCTTCCAGATTGCCTCCAAGATGCAGGCGGGCCAGGGCCAGGGCATGCAGACGCTCGACATGCACCTGGAGCGGCTGGTGCGAGACAACATCGTCACGCCCGAGGCCGCGCTGGAGAAGGCCCAGGACAAGGAGAACCTGGCCAAGGTCATCCAGCGGCTCAAGCCGGACTGGGTGCTCCCGGAGTCGATGAAGGCGTAG
- a CDS encoding type IV pilus twitching motility protein PilT — protein MRPLAELLRHLSRPGVTELTLATGRPPMIRAGGGNHEPVDSVNVTTDDVVRALQAMVGIARASTVTDAPSQWSITANGLGALSIAAMRRGDIMHLRLSRAAEAAATAAAPAPSPTRAAAGASASAASALGQTGASAQYAGAGQTSATSAARQGGGGSAGSGTSTSGQQSGAGYAPSGNLAPAQQSGAGYAPSGNSASAQQHGAGQAASAAASGAQEAARAQALSRLTGGARDLAVVLEQGRASGASDVHVVAERPVLFRLAGDLVPQGGALDSARVEGMLMPVVPERLRPVLERDGSCDFSLDSPAMGRFRVNVSRHRTGLKGTFRVIAREVPTLESLGLPADIAKATHHHQGLIVVTGPSGHGKTSTLAALVDLINRETSHHVLTVEDPVEFVHPRKKALISQREVGTHTKTFGSALKGSLREDPDVIVVGELRDTETVRMALAAAETGHLLISTMNTPSAAKTIDRLIDLFPPADQQQVRLSLASGLRLIVSQRLMLGADGKSMVAAAEVLPGSVALGNLIRDNKTYQIPSLQQRGKSLGIIRFEDSLTDLVRAGKVKLEVAKGFVDNPDELEAMVTGRRPGAAVAAPETPQDGARLLSKMGSLMGRKGG, from the coding sequence ATGAGACCTCTCGCTGAACTGTTGCGCCATTTGTCGCGGCCCGGAGTGACGGAGCTGACACTGGCGACGGGACGGCCCCCCATGATTCGCGCAGGGGGCGGCAACCATGAGCCGGTGGACTCGGTGAACGTGACGACGGATGACGTCGTCCGGGCGCTCCAGGCCATGGTGGGAATCGCCCGGGCGTCGACCGTCACGGACGCGCCCTCGCAATGGTCCATCACCGCGAACGGGCTGGGGGCGCTGTCCATCGCCGCCATGCGGCGCGGCGACATCATGCACCTGCGGCTGTCACGCGCGGCGGAGGCGGCGGCCACGGCTGCCGCACCCGCGCCTTCGCCCACGCGTGCGGCGGCGGGGGCGAGTGCCAGTGCGGCCTCCGCGCTGGGACAGACGGGCGCATCCGCGCAGTACGCGGGCGCTGGACAGACTTCGGCGACGTCCGCAGCGAGGCAGGGCGGTGGTGGTTCCGCCGGTTCGGGGACGAGCACTTCCGGCCAACAGAGTGGTGCTGGCTACGCACCCTCCGGGAACCTCGCTCCCGCGCAACAGAGCGGTGCTGGCTACGCCCCCTCCGGGAACAGCGCCTCCGCGCAGCAGCATGGTGCTGGCCAGGCCGCATCCGCCGCGGCCTCGGGTGCGCAGGAGGCCGCGCGAGCACAGGCCCTGTCACGTCTGACGGGGGGAGCCCGCGACCTCGCCGTGGTGCTGGAGCAGGGACGCGCCAGCGGCGCCAGCGACGTCCACGTGGTGGCCGAGCGGCCGGTGCTCTTCCGCCTCGCGGGAGACCTGGTGCCGCAGGGTGGCGCGCTCGACAGCGCGCGGGTGGAGGGCATGCTCATGCCCGTGGTGCCGGAGCGGCTGCGTCCGGTGTTGGAGCGCGACGGAAGCTGTGACTTCTCGCTCGATTCGCCGGCGATGGGGCGCTTTCGCGTCAACGTCTCCCGTCACCGCACGGGCCTCAAGGGCACCTTCCGCGTGATTGCCCGCGAGGTGCCCACGCTGGAGTCCCTGGGCCTGCCCGCGGACATCGCGAAGGCGACCCATCACCACCAGGGCCTCATCGTCGTCACCGGCCCCTCCGGTCACGGCAAGACGAGCACCCTGGCCGCGCTGGTGGACCTCATCAACCGCGAGACGTCGCACCACGTGCTCACCGTGGAGGACCCGGTGGAGTTCGTCCACCCGCGCAAGAAGGCGCTCATCAGCCAGCGCGAGGTGGGCACCCACACGAAGACCTTCGGCAGCGCGCTCAAGGGAAGCCTCCGCGAGGACCCGGACGTCATCGTCGTGGGCGAGCTTCGCGACACGGAGACGGTGCGCATGGCGCTGGCGGCCGCGGAGACGGGCCACCTGCTCATCAGCACCATGAACACGCCCAGCGCGGCGAAGACCATCGACCGGCTCATCGACCTCTTCCCGCCCGCGGACCAGCAGCAGGTGCGCCTGTCCCTGGCCAGTGGCCTGCGCCTCATCGTCAGCCAGCGGCTGATGCTGGGCGCGGACGGCAAGAGCATGGTGGCCGCGGCGGAGGTGCTGCCCGGCTCCGTGGCGCTGGGCAACCTCATCCGAGACAACAAGACGTACCAGATTCCCTCCCTCCAGCAGCGAGGCAAGAGCCTGGGCATCATCCGCTTCGAGGACTCCCTGACGGACCTGGTGCGCGCGGGCAAGGTGAAGCTCGAGGTGGCCAAGGGCTTCGTCGACAACCCGGACGAGCTGGAGGCCATGGTCACCGGACGCCGTCCGGGCGCCGCCGTGGCCGCGCCAGAGACGCCGCAGGACGGTGCGCGGCTGCTCAGCAAGATGGGCTCGCTGATGGGAAGGAAGGGCGGCTGA
- a CDS encoding GNAT family N-acetyltransferase, whose translation MTMKQVDPGVEMAPAPVLEAVGLPNDLTAAVKFTLPTDEDMTAVAALRAGSEPWKSRGETQEDSLKALSQLKPNVHVAKLQNQIVGYVTVERDGPVPGAAYLRNIVVKQELRKKGLGMVVLEQALRAARDMYRKTIALRVDPSNAPAVSFYRKAGFTTVATVVSKKSGKLRLLMSREL comes from the coding sequence ATGACGATGAAGCAGGTGGACCCGGGCGTGGAGATGGCCCCAGCCCCGGTGCTGGAAGCGGTGGGCCTCCCCAACGACCTGACGGCGGCGGTGAAGTTCACCCTGCCCACCGACGAGGACATGACGGCGGTGGCGGCCCTGCGCGCCGGCTCCGAGCCCTGGAAGAGCCGGGGTGAGACCCAGGAAGACAGCCTCAAGGCGCTCTCCCAGCTCAAGCCCAACGTGCACGTGGCGAAGCTGCAGAACCAGATCGTCGGCTACGTCACGGTGGAGCGGGATGGTCCGGTGCCCGGCGCGGCGTACCTGCGCAACATCGTCGTGAAGCAGGAGCTGCGGAAGAAGGGCCTGGGCATGGTGGTGCTGGAGCAGGCGCTCCGAGCCGCTCGGGACATGTACCGCAAGACCATTGCCCTGCGCGTGGACCCGTCGAACGCGCCCGCGGTGAGCTTCTACCGCAAGGCGGGCTTCACCACGGTGGCCACGGTGGTCTCCAAGAAGTCCGGCAAGCTTCGCCTGCTGATGTCCCGCGAGCTGTAG
- a CDS encoding GTP-binding protein produces MQLNHAQRELTLKIVYYGPGLSGKTTNLRHLHARASPEVRGRLLTVETHDDRTLFFDLLPVFFSTSAGFKVKVKLFTVPGQVIHNATRRIVLQGADAVVFIADSRHSATAENNAYWRNLQDNMKENGLEAEQVPVVIQFNKRDLPDARTEAELEEARKRGGEEVVGAVALRGEGVLETFHAVARAAYRRLDARAHLARNVALTEQEFLAQIFGRMDLSGTALAGRYTGVGRDDQVGGGR; encoded by the coding sequence TTGCAACTCAACCACGCCCAGCGCGAGCTGACGCTCAAGATCGTCTACTACGGGCCCGGACTCAGCGGGAAGACGACGAATCTGCGCCATCTCCATGCCCGCGCGTCCCCGGAGGTGCGTGGTCGGTTGCTGACGGTGGAGACCCACGACGACCGGACGCTGTTCTTCGATCTGCTGCCTGTCTTCTTCTCCACGTCCGCGGGCTTCAAGGTGAAGGTGAAGCTCTTCACCGTCCCGGGCCAGGTCATCCACAACGCCACCCGGCGCATCGTGCTCCAGGGCGCGGACGCGGTGGTGTTCATCGCGGACAGCCGGCACAGCGCGACGGCGGAGAACAACGCCTACTGGCGCAACCTGCAGGACAACATGAAGGAGAACGGGCTGGAGGCGGAGCAGGTGCCCGTTGTCATCCAGTTCAACAAACGCGACCTGCCGGACGCTCGCACGGAGGCGGAGCTGGAGGAGGCGCGCAAGCGGGGCGGGGAAGAGGTGGTGGGCGCCGTCGCGCTCCGAGGCGAGGGCGTGCTGGAGACCTTCCACGCGGTGGCTCGGGCGGCCTACCGTCGCCTGGATGCCCGCGCGCACCTGGCGCGCAACGTGGCGCTGACGGAGCAGGAGTTCCTCGCGCAGATTTTCGGACGCATGGACCTGTCCGGCACGGCGCTGGCCGGGCGGTACACCGGGGTGGGCCGAGACGACCAGGTGGGGGGCGGGCGATGA
- a CDS encoding ATP-binding protein, with the protein MSGGFQGNAPPEGAPSSRRESVLQRRLTLGEMLDVPSFAEVVKSFSELYRVGIKVLDTRGTKLADVKVGHGDFCAYVFSFPEGRSRCTATVSRVKDGPVTPGHGARLAQGDGAEEAGLIALPCFTGLRYLVMPVRWEGDLLGRVILGPFTPEELGDFPETLTDISGLELSRAQELVSKVRRAPERTAAQVLTHFGQVLAALVASGHRTHLTTQLHIEAMLETHRELESQNSRLAQVNTRLKELDRLKSTFLGTVSHELRTPLASIIGYSEMLAEGLAGALNPEQLLYVRTIVEKGESLLNLISSILDLSQIEAGRLRLAMGPVDLAGVIQTAVSSVMPQAQRKGVELEVRLPPLPRPRLAGDADKLRQVLVNLLANALKFTSSGGRVSVVMSEVGLQDMLGAPGYRVCVEDTGVGIREDQFERIFQSFYQVDGSSTREHGGAGLGLAIVKSLVEGHGGKVFVESEFGRGSRFTVVLPMQPPIPEHGVLTAPAPVPEPPAGPDRF; encoded by the coding sequence ATGAGCGGAGGCTTCCAGGGGAACGCTCCTCCGGAGGGTGCCCCCAGCTCCCGCCGCGAGTCGGTCCTCCAGCGGCGCCTGACGCTTGGCGAGATGTTGGATGTGCCCTCGTTCGCGGAGGTGGTGAAGAGCTTCAGCGAGCTGTACCGCGTGGGCATCAAGGTCCTGGACACACGCGGCACCAAGCTGGCCGACGTGAAGGTGGGCCACGGCGACTTCTGCGCGTATGTCTTCTCCTTCCCGGAGGGGCGCTCGCGCTGCACCGCGACGGTGTCCCGGGTGAAGGACGGCCCCGTGACGCCGGGCCACGGCGCGCGGCTGGCGCAGGGCGATGGCGCGGAGGAGGCGGGGCTCATCGCGCTGCCGTGCTTCACCGGCCTGCGCTACCTGGTGATGCCCGTGCGCTGGGAAGGAGACCTGTTGGGTCGGGTCATCCTGGGGCCCTTCACCCCCGAGGAGCTGGGTGACTTTCCGGAGACGCTCACGGACATCTCCGGGCTGGAGCTGTCGCGCGCGCAGGAGCTGGTGTCCAAGGTGCGGCGCGCCCCCGAGCGCACGGCCGCGCAGGTGCTGACCCACTTCGGACAGGTGCTCGCGGCGCTGGTGGCCAGCGGACACCGCACGCACCTGACCACGCAGCTCCACATCGAGGCGATGCTGGAGACCCACCGCGAGCTGGAGTCGCAGAACTCGCGGCTGGCGCAGGTGAACACCCGGCTCAAGGAGCTGGACCGCCTGAAGTCCACCTTCCTGGGCACGGTGAGCCACGAGCTGCGCACGCCCCTGGCGTCCATCATCGGCTACTCGGAGATGCTCGCGGAGGGGTTGGCCGGCGCGCTCAACCCCGAGCAACTGCTCTACGTGCGCACCATCGTGGAGAAGGGGGAGTCGCTGCTCAACCTCATCTCCTCCATCCTCGACCTGAGCCAGATTGAAGCGGGCCGGCTGCGTCTGGCCATGGGCCCGGTGGACCTGGCGGGCGTCATCCAGACGGCCGTGTCCAGCGTGATGCCGCAGGCGCAGCGCAAGGGCGTGGAGCTGGAGGTGCGGCTGCCGCCGTTGCCTCGGCCCCGGCTGGCGGGCGACGCGGACAAGCTGCGTCAGGTGTTGGTGAACCTGCTGGCCAACGCGCTGAAGTTCACCTCGTCCGGAGGACGCGTCTCGGTGGTGATGTCGGAGGTGGGCCTCCAGGACATGCTGGGCGCGCCGGGCTACCGCGTCTGCGTGGAGGACACGGGCGTGGGCATCCGCGAGGACCAGTTCGAGCGCATCTTCCAGAGCTTCTACCAGGTGGACGGTAGCTCCACGCGCGAGCACGGCGGGGCGGGGCTGGGCCTGGCCATCGTCAAGAGCCTGGTGGAAGGCCACGGCGGCAAGGTGTTCGTGGAGAGTGAGTTCGGGCGCGGCTCGCGCTTCACGGTGGTGCTGCCCATGCAGCCGCCCATCCCCGAGCACGGCGTGTTGACGGCGCCCGCGCCGGTGCCGGAGCCGCCAGCGGGACCCGACCGCTTCTGA
- a CDS encoding NYN domain-containing protein, giving the protein MTAGRPAAASYVLIDAENIDWAVSNVVGRKPESQDRVQFDRLVAFCENYFPAPVRCVVVLNARGEQLPDVMIGFIRALKSAGCEVALLYGRPDQKVVDLGILKLLETIRTQRPKAAVGLASHDGGDFAEALKPMLEEKRQVAVLGLREYVSQRFRDLVPAGLKIVDLELNAKVFQRPLPRLLPVNVDEFDATLFL; this is encoded by the coding sequence CTGACCGCTGGACGTCCCGCCGCTGCTTCCTACGTGCTCATCGATGCGGAGAACATCGACTGGGCCGTCTCCAATGTCGTGGGCCGCAAGCCCGAGTCCCAGGACCGCGTCCAGTTCGACCGGCTGGTGGCCTTCTGTGAGAACTACTTCCCCGCGCCCGTGCGCTGCGTGGTGGTGCTCAACGCGCGAGGCGAGCAGCTGCCCGACGTGATGATTGGCTTCATCCGCGCGCTGAAGTCCGCGGGCTGCGAGGTGGCGCTGCTCTACGGGCGGCCCGACCAGAAGGTCGTGGACCTGGGCATCCTCAAGCTCCTGGAGACCATCCGCACCCAGCGCCCCAAGGCGGCGGTGGGCCTGGCCAGCCATGACGGCGGCGACTTCGCGGAGGCGCTCAAGCCCATGCTGGAGGAGAAGCGCCAGGTGGCCGTGCTGGGCCTGCGCGAGTACGTCAGCCAGCGCTTCCGGGACCTGGTGCCCGCGGGCCTGAAGATTGTCGACCTGGAGCTCAACGCGAAGGTGTTCCAGCGTCCGCTGCCCCGGCTGCTGCCGGTCAACGTGGACGAGTTCGACGCGACGCTGTTCCTCTAG
- a CDS encoding sigma-70 family RNA polymerase sigma factor: MAKPPETELHVADLALARACASGDTAALATLEERIIPQVRAALKRRDVDDTTADEALQVLRARFLVAEGAMPPRIMEYAGRGPLSAWLRMTALRLAWGVMNERKGPLLADDGPLEALGVAPDDVELQYLKERYGADFNAAFREALAALEPRARTLLRMHLVDGMGTARIAEAYGVDRSSVKRWLATAREWLLDQTRVRFAARVGVSMPELDSLLTQLRSQLDLSIRRLMAGSSS; the protein is encoded by the coding sequence ATGGCCAAGCCCCCGGAGACCGAGCTCCATGTCGCGGACCTGGCGCTCGCCCGTGCGTGCGCGAGTGGTGACACCGCGGCCCTGGCCACGCTCGAGGAGCGCATCATTCCCCAGGTGCGCGCGGCATTGAAGCGCCGGGACGTGGATGACACGACGGCGGACGAGGCGCTCCAGGTGCTGCGGGCGCGCTTCCTCGTCGCGGAGGGCGCCATGCCTCCCCGCATCATGGAGTACGCGGGGCGAGGTCCGCTCTCCGCCTGGCTGCGGATGACCGCGCTGCGGCTGGCCTGGGGGGTGATGAACGAGCGCAAGGGGCCGCTCCTCGCCGACGACGGGCCGCTGGAGGCGCTGGGCGTCGCCCCCGACGACGTGGAGCTCCAGTACCTCAAGGAGCGCTACGGCGCGGACTTCAACGCCGCCTTCCGCGAGGCGCTGGCCGCGCTGGAGCCCCGAGCGCGAACGCTGTTGCGAATGCATCTGGTGGACGGAATGGGCACCGCGCGCATCGCGGAGGCCTACGGCGTGGACCGCTCCTCGGTGAAGCGGTGGCTGGCCACCGCCCGCGAGTGGCTGCTGGACCAGACGCGGGTGCGCTTCGCGGCGCGGGTGGGCGTGAGCATGCCGGAGCTGGACAGCCTGCTGACCCAGCTCCGAAGCCAGTTGGACCTGAGCATCCGCCGGTTGATGGCGGGGAGCTCCAGCTAG
- a CDS encoding serine/threonine-protein kinase — translation MRCPTTENLLAFGRGLLRGDEASALQVHLDECPSCRVLVAEAVVSVDEGVSQPPVALSSSFLGRGDVLGRYVVMERIGAGGMGVVYAARDPELHRKVALKILRFDTVQPARLAESQARLLREAQATARVVHPNVVAIHDFGRVDERVFLAMEFVEGTTLGARMRAGRMPWREVVGLFHQAGQGLAAAHAAGLVHRDFKPDNVLIDTTGRVRITDFGLVRILDGAEESPAPAVTAQSAPSTPSANGESPDSLTQTGTLLGTPGYMAPEQSRGESPDARSDQFSFCVALYEALYGERPFPRAAPASLALTQGGRSSRALQRGARVPDRIHRAVLKGLSPEPGDRHASMEVLLRALGQEPLLSPHQLLHVTGIAAALLAMGVVAFFATRPTLCEDDPAALLGVWDEKTRATVQDALLKTRLPYAADTWRVVGSTLDSYSRDWMSASRHACEATRIHGRQTEGMYERQLLCLDQRRRDVAALVGVLSSAAVPVVQNAVRAVSGLEDLNRCSDVQALTSSRPLPKDPGVREKLESLQKDIATVRARLQAGQPKSALELASTLPARMEGWDFPPVRVEMLRVLAKSQAESNDPEAVQTLHKLIQTAQAAGMDWDVADGWVSLLRVASFFDKGADPEGQYGSHATAAVQRLGGDAPMEVTLATNLSSLLQAKGKLPEAVTEGLHALELARKTYPPKDARLATPLLNAGRVLGLAGRFEEAAAFLREAHERYVAHYGPDHPDVGAVLSLLAVQETYLNRYEDAVAHQERVLAIYAGVHGAESLNVASAMHNMGNMLSHVPGRNDAAAEYFRRAVAIREKLLGPEDARVASSLSGLGQVLRESGRPGEALAVHERALAIREKAKGPDSQEAAYDRGLVGEALMALHQPRKARPIVERALAVYEKKSFGADELILADIRFLLARTLVGEPHEKARARKLALSSLEIYRRFPKAREKEIPQVETWLAAR, via the coding sequence ATGCGGTGTCCCACGACGGAGAATCTCCTCGCCTTCGGGCGAGGGCTGTTGCGCGGTGACGAGGCCTCGGCCCTCCAGGTGCACCTGGACGAATGCCCCTCCTGCCGCGTGTTGGTGGCGGAGGCGGTGGTGTCGGTGGATGAGGGTGTGAGCCAGCCTCCGGTGGCGCTCTCCTCCAGCTTCCTGGGACGCGGCGACGTGCTGGGCCGCTACGTGGTGATGGAGCGCATCGGCGCCGGAGGCATGGGTGTCGTCTACGCGGCGCGGGACCCGGAGCTCCACCGGAAGGTGGCCCTCAAGATTCTGCGCTTCGACACCGTCCAGCCCGCGCGGCTCGCGGAGTCCCAGGCCCGGCTGCTGCGCGAAGCCCAGGCCACCGCGCGGGTCGTCCACCCCAACGTCGTCGCCATCCACGACTTCGGCCGCGTGGACGAGCGCGTCTTCCTGGCCATGGAGTTCGTCGAGGGCACCACCCTGGGCGCTCGCATGCGCGCGGGACGCATGCCCTGGCGCGAGGTGGTGGGCTTGTTCCATCAAGCGGGGCAGGGGCTCGCCGCCGCACACGCCGCCGGACTGGTGCACCGCGACTTCAAGCCGGACAACGTCCTCATCGACACCACGGGGCGGGTGCGCATCACCGACTTCGGACTGGTGCGCATCCTGGATGGCGCGGAGGAGTCACCGGCGCCCGCCGTCACCGCGCAATCGGCGCCCTCGACGCCCTCGGCGAATGGTGAGTCCCCCGACTCCCTCACCCAGACGGGGACGCTGCTGGGCACCCCGGGCTACATGGCCCCCGAGCAGTCGCGCGGTGAGTCTCCCGACGCGCGCAGCGACCAGTTCAGCTTCTGCGTCGCGCTGTACGAGGCGCTCTATGGCGAGCGGCCCTTTCCACGCGCGGCCCCCGCGTCGCTCGCGCTCACGCAGGGGGGGCGCTCCTCACGTGCGCTCCAGCGCGGGGCCCGCGTCCCGGACCGCATCCACCGGGCCGTGTTGAAGGGCCTCTCGCCGGAGCCTGGAGACCGCCACGCCTCCATGGAGGTGCTGCTGCGGGCGCTGGGCCAGGAGCCCCTCCTCTCGCCGCACCAGCTCCTCCACGTCACGGGCATCGCGGCCGCGCTGCTGGCAATGGGCGTCGTCGCGTTCTTCGCCACGCGCCCCACGCTCTGCGAGGACGACCCCGCCGCGCTGCTGGGCGTGTGGGACGAGAAGACCCGGGCCACCGTCCAGGACGCGCTCCTCAAGACGCGGCTGCCCTACGCGGCGGACACCTGGCGGGTGGTGGGCAGCACGCTGGATTCCTATTCGCGCGACTGGATGTCGGCGTCGCGGCACGCGTGCGAGGCCACGCGCATCCATGGCCGTCAGACAGAGGGCATGTATGAGCGGCAGTTGCTCTGTCTGGACCAGCGGCGCAGGGATGTCGCGGCGCTGGTGGGGGTGCTGTCCTCCGCGGCGGTGCCCGTGGTGCAGAACGCCGTGCGCGCGGTGTCGGGCCTGGAGGACCTCAACCGGTGCTCCGATGTGCAGGCGCTGACGTCCTCGCGCCCGCTGCCCAAGGACCCGGGGGTGCGCGAGAAGCTGGAGTCCCTCCAGAAGGACATCGCCACGGTGCGCGCGCGGCTGCAGGCGGGGCAGCCCAAGTCCGCGCTGGAGCTGGCCTCCACGCTGCCCGCGCGGATGGAGGGGTGGGACTTCCCACCGGTGCGCGTGGAGATGCTGCGCGTGCTCGCCAAGTCCCAGGCGGAGTCGAATGACCCGGAGGCGGTCCAGACGCTGCACAAGCTCATCCAGACCGCGCAGGCGGCGGGGATGGACTGGGACGTCGCGGATGGCTGGGTGTCGCTGCTGCGGGTCGCCAGCTTCTTCGACAAGGGCGCGGACCCGGAGGGCCAATATGGCAGCCATGCCACCGCCGCTGTTCAGCGGCTGGGAGGAGACGCTCCGATGGAGGTCACCCTGGCCACCAACCTCTCCAGCCTCCTGCAAGCCAAGGGGAAGCTGCCCGAGGCGGTCACCGAGGGGCTGCATGCGCTGGAGCTGGCGCGCAAGACCTACCCCCCGAAGGATGCGCGGCTCGCCACGCCCCTGCTGAACGCGGGGCGGGTGCTGGGCCTCGCCGGCCGCTTCGAGGAGGCCGCGGCCTTCCTGCGCGAAGCCCACGAGCGCTACGTCGCGCACTACGGGCCCGACCACCCGGATGTCGGGGCCGTCCTCAGCCTGCTCGCCGTGCAGGAGACCTATCTGAACCGCTACGAGGACGCGGTCGCCCACCAGGAGCGCGTGCTGGCCATCTACGCGGGGGTTCACGGCGCGGAGTCGCTGAACGTGGCCTCGGCGATGCACAACATGGGCAACATGCTCAGCCATGTCCCCGGGCGGAACGACGCCGCCGCCGAGTACTTCCGCCGCGCGGTGGCGATTCGCGAGAAGCTCCTGGGCCCGGAGGACGCCCGGGTCGCCAGCTCCCTGTCCGGGCTGGGCCAGGTGCTCCGGGAGTCGGGCCGGCCCGGCGAGGCGCTCGCCGTCCATGAGCGCGCGCTCGCCATCCGCGAGAAGGCCAAGGGCCCCGACTCCCAGGAGGCCGCGTATGACCGGGGCCTGGTGGGCGAGGCGCTCATGGCCTTGCACCAGCCGCGCAAGGCCCGGCCCATCGTCGAGCGCGCGCTGGCCGTCTACGAGAAGAAGTCCTTCGGCGCCGACGAGCTCATCCTCGCGGACATCCGCTTCCTGCTCGCGCGCACCCTGGTGGGAGAGCCTCATGAGAAGGCGCGCGCGCGCAAGCTGGCCTTGTCCTCGCTGGAAATCTACCGGCGCTTCCCCAAGGCCCGCGAGAAGGAGATTCCCCAGGTCGAGACCTGGCTCGCCGCGAGGTGA
- a CDS encoding VOC family protein: MKPVPEGCARITPGLFYENAPAAIDWLEKAFGFQTRLKVEGAPGMVVHSELVYGEGVIMVSSLTAKYPGRKPSAAGGTSAAYLMLYVDDVDAHCERARAAGARITREPATTDYGEDYWTDRGYGVEDLEGHAWWFAQRMKG; this comes from the coding sequence ATGAAGCCGGTTCCAGAAGGTTGTGCGCGCATCACCCCCGGGCTGTTCTACGAGAACGCTCCGGCGGCCATCGACTGGTTGGAGAAGGCCTTCGGGTTCCAGACGCGGCTGAAGGTGGAGGGGGCGCCGGGGATGGTGGTGCACTCCGAGCTCGTGTATGGCGAGGGCGTCATCATGGTGAGCTCGCTCACCGCGAAGTACCCCGGGCGCAAGCCGAGCGCGGCGGGCGGCACCAGCGCGGCGTATCTGATGCTCTACGTGGATGACGTGGATGCGCACTGCGAGCGGGCGCGGGCGGCGGGGGCGCGCATCACCCGGGAGCCGGCGACCACGGACTACGGCGAGGACTACTGGACGGACCGGGGCTACGGTGTGGAGGACCTGGAAGGCCACGCGTGGTGGTTCGCCCAGCGCATGAAGGGCTGA
- a CDS encoding ArsR/SmtB family transcription factor, translated as MGAARRLDDTFAALADPTRRGVIDLLRDKPRRAGDLAAAFDMSPPAMSRHLRVLRKTGLVEEEAVEDDARVKVYRLRPERFSELRAWLDEVESYWSEQLLAFKEHAERTRGKKRP; from the coding sequence ATGGGAGCCGCCCGACGCCTCGACGACACCTTCGCCGCCCTGGCCGACCCCACCCGTCGTGGGGTCATCGACCTCCTGCGCGACAAGCCTCGCCGCGCCGGAGACCTGGCGGCCGCCTTCGACATGTCACCTCCGGCCATGAGCCGGCACCTGCGCGTGCTGCGCAAGACGGGGCTGGTGGAGGAGGAAGCCGTGGAAGACGACGCCCGCGTGAAGGTGTACCGGCTGCGGCCCGAGCGCTTCTCGGAGCTGCGCGCCTGGCTGGACGAGGTGGAGTCGTACTGGAGCGAGCAGCTCCTGGCCTTCAAGGAGCACGCGGAGCGCACGCGTGGGAAGAAGCGGCCCTGA